One stretch of Zootoca vivipara chromosome 8, rZooViv1.1, whole genome shotgun sequence DNA includes these proteins:
- the GDAP1 gene encoding ganglioside-induced differentiation-associated protein 1, with protein MAEEKEDQAAGKMPPAEVYLKTDDKLILYHWTQSFSSQKVRLVIAEKGLKCEEHDVSLPLSEHNEPWFMRLNASGEVPVLIHRENIICDATQIVDYLEEAFVNEKIPRLIPEEGSMYYPRVQHYRELLDSLPMDAYTHGCILHPELAVDSMIPAYATTRIRSQIGNTESELKKLAEENPDLQDAYIAKQKRLKSKLMDHDNIKYLQKILDELEKVLDQVETELQRRNEETPENGHQPWLCGEFFSLADVSLAVTLHRLKFIGLARRNWGNGKRPNLEAYYERVLKRKAFHKVLGHVNNILISAVLPTAFRVAKKRAPRIFGTTLLVGFLAGIGYFALVCLRRRFPNVLSSIRARQSYL; from the exons ATGGCAGAAGAGAAGGAGGACCAGGCTGCAGGGAAAATGCCTCCAGCTGAAGTGTATTTGAAGACAGATGACAAACTGATCCTCTATCACTGGACTCAGTCCTTCAGTTCCCAAAAG gtGCGTTTGGTGATTGCTGAAAAGGGACTGAAATGCGAAGAGCATGATGTAAGCCTTCCATTGAGTGAACACAATGAGCCTTGGTTTATGCGTTTAAATGCATCTGGAGAAGTCCCTGTACTCATCCATAGAGAAAACATAATCTGTGATGCAACTCAGATTGTCGACTATCTTGAAGAAGCTTTTGTGAATG AAAAAATTCCAAGGCTGATTCCAGAAGAAGGAAGCATGTACTATCCCAGGGTCCAGCACTACAGAGAGCTCCTGGATTCCTTGCCAATGGATGCCTATACACATGGCTGCATTCTACATCCTGAATTAGCAGTAGATTCTATGATCCCAGCTTACGCCACAACTAGAATTCGTA GCCAAATAGGCAATACTGAGTCTGAATTAAAGAAACTAGCAGAAGAAAACCCAGATCTTCAAGATGCCTATATAGCGAAGCAGAAACGTCTTAAA TCTAAACTGATGGATCATGATAACATAAAGTATTTACAGAAAATATTGGATGAGCTGGAAAAAGTTTTGGATCAAGTTGAGACTGAACTGCAAAGAAGGAATGAAGAGACTCCAG AAAATGGACACCAGCCTTGGCTCTGCGGTGAGTTTTTCAGCTTGGCCGATGTATCCCTTGCTGTTACATTGCATCGACTGAAGTTCATTGGACTGGCAAGGAGAAACTGGGGGAATGGAAAGCGGCCTAACTTGGAAGCCTATTATGAGCGTGTCTTGAAGAGAAAAGCATTCCACAAGGTTTTAGGACATGTCAACAACATATTAATCTCTGCAGTTCTTCCAACTGCATTTCGAGTGGCCAAGAAAAGGGCACCAAGGATTTTTGGCACCACTCTTTTGGTTGGCTTCTTAGCTGGAATCGGGTATTTTGCTTTGGTGTGTCTCCGGAGGAGGTTTCCCAATGTGCTGTCATCCATTAGAGCAAGGCAAAGTTATCTGTAG